The following DNA comes from Streptomyces globosus.
CGTAATGGAGTCCGGCCCCCCGTAGCGCCATCTCCCGCGCCGCTTCCATGTAGGAGAGGGCGCCGCTGGAGCCCGGGTCGTAGGTGAGCACCGTCTGCCCGTAGCTCGGCGCCTCGGAGATGCGCACCGACCGGGGAATGCTCGTCCGCAGGACCTCGCTCCCGAAGTGGGTGCGGACCTCCTCCGCCACCTGGGAGGCCAGCCGCGTCCTGCCGTCGTACATCGTCAGCAGGATCGTCGACACATGCAGTGCCGGGTTCAGATGTGCCCGCACCAGGTCGACGTTGCGCAGCAGCTGGCCGAGCCCCTCCAGGGCGTAGTACTCGCACTGGATCGGGATCAGTACCTCGGCACCGGCGACCAGGGCGTTCACCGTCAGCAGGCCCAGGGAGGGCGGGCAGTCGATGAGGATGTAGTCCAGCGGCTGCTCGTATGCCTGGATGGCCCGCTGGAGGCGGCTCTCGCGCGCCACAAGCGAGACGAGCTCGATCTCCGCGCCCGCCAGGTCGATGGTGGCCGGGGCGCAGAAGAGCCCTTCCACGTCCACGACCGGCTGGACGACTTCGAGGAGCGGCCGGCTGTCCACCAGGACGTCGTAGATCGACGGCACCTCGGCGTGGTGATCGATGCCGAGCGCGGTGGAGGCGTTGCCCTGCGGGTCGAGGTCGATGACCAGAACGCGTGCACCGTGCAGGGCCAGGGAGGCCGCGAGGTTCACGGTCGTCGTGGTCTTGCCCACTCCGCCCTTCTGGTTCGCGACCACGATGACCCGGGTCTGCGCCGGCCTCGGCAGCCCCTCGCCCGAACGGGCCAGCGGCTCGACCGCGAAGGACGCGGCTGCGCCGATGGACGCGTCGTTGTCGACGGGAGGCGGGGGCGGTGTTTCACGTGAAACATCGCCGCCCGCCGATTCAGATCGGGGACCGGGGACCGGATCGGCCATCGGCCCCGCGAGGTTGGCGTCTGACCGCACGGTGTCACTCTCCTCGGCATCAGGCTCGGGCTGAACAGAGCCTGCCATGTCACCGGGGTCGCGAACCAGCGGGGCCCGTGCACCTGTGGATGAATCCACACCTGTGGACAACTCCGTCCCCCCTGTCTCCTTGCGGGAGCGGGGAGCGGCGGCCGCACGGCCGCGACTGATGATTCCGTGCAGCAGAGAGCGACGTTTCACGTGAAACACGATGCCGAAACGGAGTCTTCAGACCCCTCCGACACTCCGAAATCCATACCTATCGGGCACAACGGGCCCTATACAGAACCCGCCGCACCCGAGAAACGCCGCCCTCAGCGACGGCGGCGTGCGCGCCCCACCCGGGCCGCCTTCGCCCGCTTGGCGGCGAACCTCACCCCGCCGGGGCTCTCGCCGACCTCCACCCGGACCACCGTCGACAGGGGATCCACCACACCCTCGCCGACATGGAGCACCGAGGTCTTCACCACACCGAGCTTGGCCAGCGCGGTCTTCGCCGCCACCAGCTCCTCCTCAGCGGTGTCTCCCTTGAGGGCCAGCATCTCGCCGTACGGGCGCAGCAACGGCACGCCCCAGCCCGCGAGGCGGTCCAGCGGAGCCACCGCGCGCGCGGTCACCACGTGTACCGGCGGCACCTTGCCGAGCATCTCCTCGGCGCGGCCGCGGACCACCGTCACGTGGTCCAGCCCCAGCAGCTCCACGGCTTCCTGGAGAAAGGTGGTGCGCCGCAGCA
Coding sequences within:
- a CDS encoding ParA family protein is translated as MAGSVQPEPDAEESDTVRSDANLAGPMADPVPGPRSESAGGDVSRETPPPPPVDNDASIGAAASFAVEPLARSGEGLPRPAQTRVIVVANQKGGVGKTTTTVNLAASLALHGARVLVIDLDPQGNASTALGIDHHAEVPSIYDVLVDSRPLLEVVQPVVDVEGLFCAPATIDLAGAEIELVSLVARESRLQRAIQAYEQPLDYILIDCPPSLGLLTVNALVAGAEVLIPIQCEYYALEGLGQLLRNVDLVRAHLNPALHVSTILLTMYDGRTRLASQVAEEVRTHFGSEVLRTSIPRSVRISEAPSYGQTVLTYDPGSSGALSYMEAAREMALRGAGLHYDGRNAHVGAGMNSTQSMAEGIQ
- the rsmG gene encoding 16S rRNA (guanine(527)-N(7))-methyltransferase RsmG, encoding MTEAAELPPAPEQARAVFGEFFPEAVRYAELLADAGVKRGLIGPREVPRLWERHLLNCAVLSEVVPEGVTVCDVGSGAGLPGIPLALVRRDLKITLLEPLLRRTTFLQEAVELLGLDHVTVVRGRAEEMLGKVPPVHVVTARAVAPLDRLAGWGVPLLRPYGEMLALKGDTAEEELVAAKTALAKLGVVKTSVLHVGEGVVDPLSTVVRVEVGESPGGVRFAAKRAKAARVGRARRRR